A region from the Pelobates fuscus isolate aPelFus1 chromosome 3, aPelFus1.pri, whole genome shotgun sequence genome encodes:
- the LOC134602678 gene encoding potassium voltage-gated channel subfamily A member 1 — translation MTVIAGDNMDETSALPGHPQDSYQPDHDDHECCERVVINVAGLRFETQLKTLAQFPNTLLGNPKKRMRYFDPLRNEYFFDRNRPSFDAILYYYQSGGRLRRPVNVPLDMFSEEIKFYELGEEAMEKFREDEGFIKEEERPLPEREFQRQVWLLFEYPESSGPARIIAIVSVMVILISIVIFCLETLPELKEDRIFTRKMGNNTVHFKSHIFTDPFFVVETLCIIWFSFELVVRFFSCPSKPEFFKNIMNFIDIVAIIPYFITLGTEIAEQEGPQKGEQATSLAILRVIRLVRVFRIFKLSRHSKGLQILGQTLKASMRELGLLIFFLFIGVILFSSAVYFAEAEEDDSHFSSIPDAFWWAVVSMTTVGYGDMYPVTIGGKIVGSLCAIAGVLTIALPVPVIVSNFNYFYHRETEGEEQAQLLHVSSPNLASDSDLSRRSSSTMSKSEYMEIEEDLHNSIDNFRESNLRTGNCTVANQNCVNKNKLLTDV, via the coding sequence ATGACCGTGATAGCTGGGGATAACATGGACGAGACCTCAGCCCTGCCCGGCCATCCTCAGGACAGCTACCAACCAGACCATGATGATCATGAGTGCTGTGAGAGGGTGGTCATTAATGTGGCAGGGTTGCGCTTTGAGACCCAGCTAAAAACTTTGGCTCAGTTTCCCAACACTCTTCTTGGTAACCCCAAAAAAAGAATGCGCTATTTTGATCCCCTTAGGAATGAGTATTTTTTTGATCGTAACCGCCCAAGTTTTGATGCCATATTATATTACTACCAGTCTGGGGGAAGGCTGCGGAGACCAGTCAATGTGCCTCTGGATATGTTTTCAGAGGAAATAAAGTTCTATGAACTTGGGGAAGAAGCCATGGAGAAATTTCGTGAAGACGAGGGCTTTATAAAAGAGGAGGAGCGCCCGTTGCCAGAACGAGAGTTCCAACGCCAGGTGTGGCTTTTATTTGAGTATCCAGAGAGCTCAGGGCCAGCCAGGATCATTGCCATAGTCTCAGTCATGGTAATCCTCATCTCTATTGTTATTTTCTGCTTGGAGACTTTGCCAGAACTGAAAGAAGATCGTATTTTCACCCGCAAAATGGGGAACAATACAGTACATTTCAAATCTCACATATTCACAGATCCATTCTTTGTGGTGGAGACCCTCTGCATAATCTGGTTCTCCTTTGAGTTGGTGGTAAGGTTCTTCTCTTGTCCCAGCAAACCAGAATTCTTCAAGAACATCATGAACTTCATTGACATAGTGGCCATCATCCCTTATTTTATCACATTGGGGACTGAAATAGCTGAGCAAGAAGGTCCCCAAAAAGGGGAACAGGCAACATCTTTGGCTATCCTGCGAGTCATCAGACTGGTAAGAGTCTTTAGAATCTTCAAACTCTCCAGACATTCTAAGGGCCTTCAAATATTGGGACAGACCTTGAAAGCTAGCATGAGAGAACTAGGGTtgctaattttttttctgttcattgGGGTCATCTTGTTTTCTAGTGCAGTTTACTTTGCTGAAGCTGAAGAGGATGACTCTCATTTTTCAAGTATCCCTGATGCTTTCTGGTGGGCGGTGGTATCAATGACCACTGTGGGTTATGGTGACATGTACCCTGTGACAATTGGAGGCAAAATCGTGGGCTCCTTGTGTGCCATCGCTGGTGTGCTGACAATTGCCCTGCCCGTACCTGTCATTGTGTCCAACTTCAACTACTTTTACCACCGAGAAACTGAAGGGGAGGAACAGGCTCAGTTACTTCATGTTAGCTCCCCCAATTTAGCCTCTGACAGTGACCTGAGTCGACGCAGCTCTTCAACAATGAGCAAATCTGAGTACATGGAAATTGAAGAGGATCTGCATAATAGTATAGATAATTTTAGAGAGTCAAATCTCAGAACTGGCAACTGCACCGTAGCAAATCAGAACTGTGTTAACAAAAACAAACTGCTGACAGATGTGTAA